In the Hordeum vulgare subsp. vulgare chromosome 7H, MorexV3_pseudomolecules_assembly, whole genome shotgun sequence genome, one interval contains:
- the LOC123411169 gene encoding peroxidase 5-like, producing the protein MGKMVKLTCVQLLMVACFQGTLITMSSAELPYDFYSSSCPKAEETIRNVVYNLTDANPSIAAALIRLHFHDCFAMGCDASILLDSSSANPQPEKSAIPLAGYDAVDKIKAAVEAVCPGTVSCADILAFAARDSVGKSAGFSYNVRSGRRDGNLSKASSVFTNMPSPFFGIDDLVASFTRKGLNIDDLVALSGAHSIGVAHCSGFTNRLYPEVDTTMDAAYAADLKKTCPEPVRGAPDPVVNNSGVAPTTLSNQFFKNAIARRVLFTSDAALLTSDDTRAKVEQNAADSLLWKVRFAASMVKMGNIEVLTGTNGQVRKSCRAVNT; encoded by the exons ATGGGCAAGATGGTGAAGCTGACATGCGTGCAGCTGCTCATGGTGGCCTGCTTCCAGGGTACGCTCATCACCATGTCATCTGCAGAATTGCCGTACGATTTCTACAGCTCGTCGTGCCCCAAGGCCGAGGAAACAATCAGGAATGTCGTCTACAACTTGACCGACGCCAATCCAAGCATTGCCGCGGCCTTAATACGCCTGCACTTCCACGATTGCTTTGCCATG GGTTGTGACGCTTCAATCCTGCTGGACTCCTCGAGCGCAAACCCCCAGCCGGAAAAATCAGCCATTCCCCTGGCAGGGTATGATGCCGTCGACAAGATCAAGGCCGCCGTTGAGGCCGTGTGTCCTGGGACGGTCTCCTGCGCCGACATTCTCGCCTTCGCCGCACGCGACTCAGTCGGCAAATCCGCCGGCTTCTCCTACAACGTCCGTTCCGGTCGGCGTGACGGCAACTTGTCCAAAGCCTCCTCCGTCTTCACCAACATGCCGTCGCCATTCTTTGGAATCGATGATCTCGTCGCCAGCTTCACCCGCAAGGGGCTCAACATCGACGACCTCGTGGCCCTCTCCGGCGCGCACTCCATCGGCGTGGCGCACTGCTCCGGCTTCACCAACCGGCTGTACCCCGAGGTGGACACGACGATGGACGCCGCATACGCGGCCGACCTGAAGAAGACGTGCCCAGAGCCGGTGCGCGGTGCGCCGGACCCGGTGGTGAACAACAGCGGTGTGGCGCCGACGACGCTAAGCAACCAGTTCTTCAAGAACGCCATTGCCAGGCGAGTGTTGTTCACGTCGGACGCGGCGCTGCTCACCAGCGATGACACGAGGGCCAAGGTTGAGCAAAATGCTGCCGACTCCTTGTTGTGGAAGGTGCGGTTCGCGGCGTCGATGGTCAAGATGGGAAACATCGAGGTGCTCACAGGGACCAACGGGCAGGTCAGGAAGTCCTGCCGTGCCGTAAACACCTAG